From a region of the Coffea arabica cultivar ET-39 chromosome 3e, Coffea Arabica ET-39 HiFi, whole genome shotgun sequence genome:
- the LOC113737258 gene encoding mitogen-activated protein kinase kinase 9-like, with protein MALLKKPLILQIELSDETIENQKIFNTSFTKPSITNIRVDSQEVACQSDLEKLQVLGSGSEGIVYKVRDKQTSMLYALKVFRGCHPADKEIEILRSMNSPSIVGCRGIFEESIGELGILLEYMDGGSLDNLVKTKGSFPEKTVAIIAFQVLTGLDYLHARKIVHCDIKPANLLVDKQMNVKIADFGVSCKVTGSEDSCKTYAGTCAYMSPERFDPHTYGCNPFAGDVWSLGLTLMELYIGHYPYLKPGEKAESTALMFEICMEEPPRLPDLASESFQGFIQCCLQKELDKRWSVSQLLGHPFVLSGRSLALAAQGIFEETIGEVGILFEYMDAGSLDNLFKTNGSLTEDIIGSIAFQALTGLDHLHARKIVHCDIKPRSCIFDIPYLKPGQKAESTALMSEISMEEPPSLLDHAS; from the exons ATGGCACTTCTCAAGAAACCCCTAATCCTTCAAATCGAACTTTCAGACGAAACAATCgaaaaccagaaaatatttAACACTTCTTTTACTAAACCTTCAATCACAAACATCAGAGTTGATTCTCAAGAAGTTGCTTGCCAGTCCGATCTTGAGAAACTTCAGGTTCTTGGCTCTGGTAGTGAAGGAATTGTTTACAAAGTACGTGACAAGCAAACATCAATGTTGTACGCTTTAAAAGTTTTCCGGGGATGTCATCCTGCAGATAAAGAGATTGAAATCCTTCGTTCAATGAACTCTCCTTCAATTGTAGGATGCCGCGGCATTTTCGAGGAGAGCATAGGTGAATTAGGGATTCTTCTGGAGTATATGGATGGCGGCTCGCTTGATAATCTTGTGAAAACCAAGGGTTCGTTCCCTGAAAAAACTGTCGCCATCATAGCTTTCCAAGTACTCACTGGACTTGATTATCTGCATGCAAGAAAAATCGTTCATTGTGACATCAAACCAGCAAACCTTTTAGTTGATAAGCAGATGAATGTGAAGATTGCAGACTTTGGAGTTAGTTGTAAGGTTACTGGTTCAGAAGATTCATGCAAAACCTACGCAGGTACCTGTGCTTACATGAGCCCGGAAAGATTTGATCCCCATACCTATGGTTGCAATCCCTTTGCGGGTGATGTATGGAGCTTGGGTTTGACCTTAATGGAGTTGTATATTGGACATTATCCATACCTGAAGCCTGGAGAGAAAGCAGAATCAACGGCTCTCATGTTTGAAATATGCATGGAAGAACCTCCAAGATTACCAGATCTTGCATCAGAAAGTTTTCAAGGCTTCATCCAATGTTGCTTGCAGAAGGAATTGGATAAGAGGTGGAGTGTTTCCCAGTTGTTGGGTCATCCCTTTGTATTGAGTGGAAG GTCCTTGGCTTTGGCAGCACAG GGCATCTTTGAGGAAACCATAGGTGAGGTTGGGATTCTTTTTGAGTACATGGATGCTGGCTCACTGGATAATCTTTTCAAAACCAATGGTTCACTCACTGAAGACATTATCGGGAGCATAGCTTTCCAAGCACTCACTGGACTTGATCATCTACATGCAAGAAAAATTGTTCATTGTGACATCAAGCCA CGGAGCTGTATATTTGATATTCCATACTTGAAGCCTGGACAGAAAGCAGAATCAACAGCCCTCATGTCTGAGATAAGCATGGAAGAACCTCCAAGCTTATTAGACCATGCATCATAA